The Ornithorhynchus anatinus isolate Pmale09 chromosome X5, mOrnAna1.pri.v4, whole genome shotgun sequence nucleotide sequence TAGGCTTGGCCGGACTCTTGGCTGCTTTCTTAACCGCTTTGGCCTTTTTGGGGCTCTTGGCAGGTTTCTTGGCCGCCGCCGGCTTCTTGGCTTTCTTCGGGGTCTTTTTCACGCTCTTTTTGGCCCCGGAAGCCGCAGGCTTCTTGGGCTTCTTGGCGGCGCTGGCCGATTTCTTGGGCTTAGCCGCCGCCGCCGGCTTCTTGGCTTTGGGCTTGGCCTTGCCCTCGGAGCCGGCCGCCTTCTTGTTGATCTTGAAGGAGCCCGAGGCGCCGGTGCCTTTGGTCTGCACCAAGGTGCCCTTGGCGACCAGGCTCTTGAGCCCCAGCTTGATGCGGCTGTTGTTCTTCTCCACGTCGTAGCCGGCGGCGGCCAGCGCCTTCTTCAGCGCGGCCAGGGACACCCCGTTGCGCTCCTTGGACGCCGCCACCGCCTTGGTGATCAGCTCGGACACCGAGGGACCCGCGGCCTTGCGTTTGGCTCCGCCCGCCGGCTTCTTCGGCTTCTTCTTGGTCGGGGTCTtctccgcgggggccggggctgcggGAGCGGCCGGTGGAGCGGGAGCCGTCTCGGACATAGCGACTGCAGTGAGGAAAAAATTCCGCAAAAAGAGAAAGTCGGACGAACCAAAAGAGTGAGAGACCTTTGCAAGCGCGGGGTGTATTTATAGGGCGGAGCTGCGCTGTGATTGGTGCGCTGTCCAACCCGCCTCGCTCCCGGCCCAGACCTCTCCGCTCGGCTCCGGAGTTGTGTTTGTTACCTCTCAAAAAACGATAAATATCGAAAATTCTCAGGAATACTTGGACTTGATTTCTAGCGGTATATGAGGGGAAGACCCTCAAGCTTCCCTCGGATTCCTTTTCGTTCGTGAAACCACACGCTTTCGTTCAAAAATCTGGAAAAATCCCTTCGGTTGCAGGCGAAATTCGGTCAAGATGGACAAAACTTTCCGATTTCATCGTAAATTGCTAATTAAACATTATACCTGCGGTTGCCGGACCACTCGGGGTTGATTCCCTAGATCCTTAGCCTCTGTTCTGGACAGAAAGCCAGTTGCTGCTCCTGAAATTTTCGGGACAAACTCGTGTCTCCGTGGGGGAAGTAACACAGCCTCTTAGGTGGCTTTGCCTGAGTAGTTGAAGGCTCTGCTATTGCTCAGACTCGTTTAGTTGAGGGGAACTGGGGGTCCCTGGTGGGTTTTATTGGGGTCCGGGGCTCTGAGCACGTACCTAGGTGGCGTCACGGCATTTGTCCCTCGTGAATCCGGTTCTTTGAGAAGTCAGGGGGTCAAATCGGGACTTTAATCGCCCGAGGACTGGGGGCGGGGCGACcccatccaaataataataatagtatttgttaagcgctttctatgtgccagtcactgtactaagcgctggagtttaTAAAAGCAAATGGAATTAGAGAGGGTCCttatcccactggggctcacagtctcaaatccccattttacagatgaggtaactaattgcacagagaagttaagagactcgcccatgatcacacaggaggcaagtggcggagttgggattagaatccgtgacctctgacttccaggcccgggctccatccactatgctatgctgtttctcttcccttcagACATAACAAAGCAGTTGGGGAAAATGTTGAGAAACAGTGTTAGTAGTGGGGGTTATATGGAGGAAAGTGAGGAGGCTACGGGCGAGAATATAGTCCTGCGTAAAATGACATCAATAACaaaaattaataattatatttgttaagcacttactatgtgccaagcactgttctaagcgctgaggtagatatacggcaatcaggttggacacagtctatgagtACTACAGGCCTTCTGTGCTAGACACCATTCCCACTCTTGaggagcttattctgtgcagagcactgtactaaactcttggaaaagtgcaatacaacagaattagcagacactgtccctgtccacaatgagtttacagtccttaTTTCTTCATACCCAACCTCAGCATGTGGGTATATATGTTTATACTAgtaaaattgttattatttttactactattcTTAAATTTTGCATTCAACAAGTCTAAGTAATCCCTGACCTACTCAGTCTGGACAACTGCATGGACAACTCAGAGACACAGGAAAACCAAGGCGTCACCACCCAtaagtgataatgataatcataataataataaaaatactggtacttgttaaatgattactacgtgtcaagcactgttttaagcactgggatagatgcttGGGTGGGTGTAGCCCTTGTCCAACattgggcttacactcttaattcccattttttccagatgaggcaactgaggaacagagaagttagctaataataataataataatagtagtattagttaagtgcttactgtgtaccaggcactgtactaagcgctgggatagacacaagtaaatcaggttggacacagaccctgccccacttagggctcacactgtcaatcccctttttccagatgaggtaactgagaagtagagaagtgaagggactttcccaaggtcacacagcagacatttggcagagccgagattagaatccaggtcctctgactcccaggcccgtggacttcagtccactaagccaagctgcttctcaccacaCCATGACATCACTGTCCCACAACTTTGCCCCACACCCAATTGACCTGACCTCAAAAGCCTTGTAAGAGAGCAGGGCCAGAGAGGAGGCCATGACATCGGTAGGGGCCACCCataaggaaagggagagacatgGGGGGTGGCCCTTTCCCTAAatcattacttgggagagtattcctaGCACCCCTATTTTCCCTtcgctccttttctcttccccttctccccatctccccctttattTGATTGTTCCAATGCCCCAGATTTCTGGTAGctgctttatttatattaatgtctgtttccccatctagactgtatgctcatggtgggcagggaaattgtctgtttattgttttattctactcccccaagttcatagtccagtgctctgcacatagtaggcactagataaaaatgaatgaatgaagaccaaagcccatgctctgtggTCCAGAAACTGCCAATGGATACTTATTGCCAAGTAACTATGTCCAATCCCGCTCCCATTCACTAAGTCAATTTTAAAGGGACATGTCTGGTAGGCTTTAATATAACCAGTCCAAATCCAGAACCATTCACTCATCAATATTTAATCAGACTGGAGATAACACTCTCAAACAGTAGTCAATCAGTAATCAGAATATGATTATACTGGGTTTGAAGGTGAGGGGGTTAAAATAGGACCCTTCTCTGGTGTTTCTGATGAAACTGAACTATCCAGTCACACCCTTGATTCCCTCAATGCCCACTgtgattcccccacccccaccccagggccctGGAGAAATAATTCTGTAGGGGAAGGGGACCTGGGTCTTTAAGATGGAGGTGATTGGGCTGGTCTGGGAGCTGGTTTTTCTGGAGGGGGGAGCTTGAGTGTGCTGGGCTTTGTGTGGGAAGGgacaacagggagagagagagagaggtcagtgtGTGGGAGGACCTCCCTTATGACGGGAGGATTGGCATGGGGCAGGCTCTCCTGGCGACGAAGCCCTAAGAACAAAGCCACACAAGTCCCGATCTtcaagaagagacagagaagcagggaggcagcCAGGTCCACAGGGGTGAAGAAGAGccaaaagggggaagaaaaattgTCTTCGGTCCCAGGAGGCTCAGAAGTGGCTGTTGGTGTCACTGGAGAAAAaatatcaatcaaccgatcaatcggagcactgtattaagtgcttggaattgcaCAGAGagttacagtagagttgatagacatgaacccaatcctcaaggagtttacgatctagtcggggagattgacattaaattaaatttcaaatggggaaggggcagagtataaagacatagacgtaagtgctttggggctggggaggggtgaagagcaaagcaCTTAAAGGGATTAGACCCAAGTAAATAAATGTCACCGAAGGGAAGGTAACTAGGTAGGAAAAAGAGATATTAAGTCAGGGAAAGTGcgctggagaaggtgtgattttagcactcaatcaccttaccctctcttACCTCCcctagctgctctcctactacaaccctgcccgcacacttcactcctcaaatgccaaacttctcactgtacttccatcacatctatctcaccaccgacatctcacccacatcctgcctctggcctagaatggccctccctcctcatatccaggagacagtgactctcccctcttcacagccttactgaaggcacgtctcttccaggaggccttcgctgaataaaccctcctttcctcttctctgactccctttggCTTCACCCTGACTAGTTCCCTTTAAAATGGTACTTATAGTAATGAatacagtaatggtatttgttaaatgcttactatgtgccaagcattgttccaagtgctgggatacatagagGATaaacaagttgtcccatgtggggctcacagtcttaatccccattttccagctgaggtaactgaggcacagagaagtgaagcgacttgcccaaagtcacacagctgacgagtggcggagtcgggattagggtccacgaactctgactcccaagcccgtgctcttgtaaGAGGACCCAACTGTTTAAGTGATGAGGAAGGTctgaagaagcagcagagaactggagtggggagacatgagattagtcaggaaaggcttcctagagaagtgttcatgagaagcaacatggcctaggagaGAACTCTAAACCCAGCTAtatcacttgtatgctgtgtgactttgggcaaatcacttcacttctctgtgcctcagttttctcatctgtaaaatgggcatttaatcctactccttcctacttccactgtgaaccccatgtcgacggggactgtatccaacatgattatcttgcatccaccccagtccgtggcatataataagtgcttaacaaatgatatcaGTTAATCacttaattgtatatattgagcacttactgtgtgcaacgcactgtataaagtgcttgggagagtacagtacaacagagtaggtagacccgtTTCCTGTTCATAAAGAACTCAGGGTATAGAGCTGGTCTGTGGAGAGGGGgttgatggagggggagggggaggaaaggacaggCTTCATCTCTCTAAGGACAAGGATGGGAAATGTGGAAGGGAGGAGATGGGTCCAGGAATCTCATCTGGGattgaaggagcacaggccttggagtgagaggaccccatgtctaatcccagctctgccttgtgcctgctgtgtgaccttagacaagtcactttactgggcctcagtttcttcatctgtaatataggaatTCAATACGTGTCCTCCATCCTAttggaccccatgtgggtcagggatggtgttggactagattattttgcatctacaccagcgatGATTACAGTGATTGGACTATAGTaagcattctttttttaatggtatttgttgagcgcttacttcatcgggccaggcactatactaagcactgggtaggcacagggtaatcaagtcgggAAGCCcatggcttagcagatagcaaacaggcctgggagtcagaaggatctggattctaatcctgctccaccatttgtctgctgtgtgaccttggtcaagccatttgacttctctatacTTCCTTTAAATTCTAGCTCAGGGCCACTTCCTCCTGATGAGCACCACCCACTAATCCagtctttgtcctcctcctcctcattctctatCCCCAACCCCTCTAGCCTGCTCTAGTCACGACAGAATCCTCACGTATTACTCATGTGGACAGTGTGCTTGTCTTGACTCTGCTGTGCTCCCTGCAGATAGGGAATTACCGTATTTTCTACAGGATTTCAAGCTTCTGGTTTTATGAATTTCCTAGTGCTCAGAAAATCTTTCCTGACTGAGGAACTAGGAAGGAGACCTAGGGGAAAGTTGGGATACCGTAGATGGAGGGGGGCCATATTAGGATGTCATGGGGTGGAAACTCACCCCGCCTCTTCACTGTGAGCCATGTCCCAGTTATATTCTGCACTATCTTTTCCCCTTCTGTGGTGAGAGCCTGGATTCGGCAGAAGTACCTGGTCTCATCCGCCTTCGTCAGGTCTCTGATCTGCAGAGACCCGTTACCTTTCTTGGGGTCCCCGACCAGAGAGCGGCGCCCCTGCTTGTCCTGGGAGGAGTCAAAGATCACTGGCCCATGGAAATTCCGCCATTTCCAGATGATGGTCACCTGTGTGGGCTGGACCAGCCTCCAGGTGAGGAAAAACCTGCACGGGAGGGTGACGGTGCTGCCCTCGGGGGCCGAGATGCTCGGGAGCTGATCCACGCAGAAGTTTCTTGGAAAATCTGGAGACAcacggagggagacagagaccgtCCGCTGCCCAAGCTGGAGGGAGAGATCCGCACCCCCTGCCACTAAGAAGGGctcgggcagggggtgggtgtgaAGGGGCAAGTGCGGAACTTCTTAGGATGGCCGGATCCTGGGGAAGGAAGGTCAGGGGACTTTGGGGTGAgcactgggggctgggagggcacaGGGATACCCGATCTCAGCCCTGGTGGCTGTTAGGGAAACACTGGGACACACTTCTGCTACCTCTCAgtttccaggtcagagatagcaCTATCCTTCACTAggcccccatcacctcccctgctcccaaaccctgatatacacacacatattcacataCAGACACTCACACATCCCCATATAGACACAAACACAGACACTTCCCACCTCCCATGGGGGTACGGAAGGGCTCCAGACTGTCTCAACCAGCCCCTCTCAATCAGGCTctagcctcctccccccctcctctttggCTCTAatcgtgtcccacatgagactccggagctgtgaaggaggaaagaacaggtattgaatccccattttgccaatgagggaactgaggcacagagaagtgaagtcacttgcccaaggacccaccgcaggcaaatggcaaagccaggattagaacacagggcctcgcactcccaggtctatgctctttctactaggcatagATAGGCACTCACATAGATACACTTGCACATATAGGCAACCACACTGAAACACAcactcagcaatcaatcagtcactcatattaaatgagcacttaccgtgtgcagagcactggactaagtgcttgggagagtacaatatgacagcgaGCTTATATACCCACACAGAAACACATAGACCCACACAAATGCATACATACTCATATACTCACACACAGAAACATTCACCaagacacatgcatacacacacacattcggcTCACCTTGTTGCTCCACACTCCAGAATGGCAACCCCAGCAGCAGGAAAGCCAAGAGGGGCCTCAttgtcccctccccgtcccactggGGGGACCTGCTGGGGGTCCtcgtccaccctccccctccttttcagaTGCTCTCCAACGGTTAGGAGACGGTGGCTTGACTCCGATTGGGAAAAGGACAATCTGATGAAGAAAGAAGGGCAGGAACGAGTCCCTCCACCCAATACCTTCACCCCCGGGCTCCCCCAGAGGTGCCAGAGTCAGGACCCAGCACTACCagtatgggggggagggggggcaggctGTGAAGcccagaaggggcaggaagaggtggaAGTTATAGGCATCCCGGATGGGTGGGGATGTTGATGGGGAGGGTGGTAAGAAATcagtcatttcctctttccttcaaacTTCACTCATCTTCTGCCGAGAGCTGCCATGATCCTCCTTACATATCCTTCCTCTAATTCTCTACCCACATGCCACTTCGTCTTGATATGGCTATAACCCTCccctgtttcttctctctcttctctaacTGCTCCTAACACCTCCATTCCAGATTGCCCttagaccaacctgattagtttgtacttaCCTCAACATGAGATATGTACTGTGCCCcacatatagtacgtgcttaacaaataccattaaaaatgtaatatccacttcacttttctgggcctcgattacctctactgtaaaatgggggttaagattgtgagccatcttgatcatcttgtatctaccccagcacttcatacaatgcctgatacacagtaaaaCTTAACCTATTCCATTAAAAGAGAAAATACTAAGCATGTTttagagaacagtagagttactagacctgatccctgatttcaaggagtttacaaatgaAGCTAGCAGTTTGtaacttcctctctttcccctgttttctttccccacttcctcctttttttaatgttgtttgctaaatgtttactgtttactatgtgtcaaacactgttctaagcactgggatagatacacgttaatcaggctggatattgtcccttcccacctgggactcagagtccaagtaggagggagaacaggtattgaatccccattttacaattaaggaaactgaggcccagataagtgaggtgccttgcccaaggtcacacagcaggcaagtgttttggcttcaaaactctccatcacctggccccctcctacctcacctcccttctctccttctacagccttgtacactttgctcctccgccactaacctcctcactgtgcctcgttctcacctctcccgccatcgactcctggccctaccactgacctggaatgccctccctcctcacatccaccaaattaactctcttcccctcttcaaagccctactgagagctcacctcctccaggaggccttccctgactcatccctctctttccttctgtcccttttcccctccccattccccctactccctccctctgctctaccccttcccctccccacagcacatgtgtatatttgtatatattatttattactctatttatttcattaatgatgtgtatatatctatgattctatttatcctgatggtactgatgcctgactacttacttgttttgttttgttgtctgtctcccccttttagactgagaacccgttgttgggcagggattttctctatcttttgctgaattgcaaattccaagagattagtacagtgctctacacacagtaagcgctcactaaatacggatggatggatggatggatggatggatggatggatggatggatggatggatggatggatggatggatggatggatggatggatggatggatggatggatggatggatagatggatggatgggtggatgggtggatggatggatggatggatggatggatggatggatggatggatggatggatggatggatgaatgaatgaatgaatgaatgaatgaatgaaagtggaggagctgggattagaatcaaggccttttgactccagggcccatgctccttctattaGGCCACCCTACTTACTCTGATCCTCCATGTACACCCTCCATGCTACTTAATACATCGTATTGTACATCGTATAATAATAAATCattgtattatttattaagcggttactatgtgtggcactgtactaagtgctggggtggtacaaagaaatcagattggaaacagtccctgtcccgcatgcgtTTGGGCACTtattgtcattcaatcaatcaaatgctttcttgtgcacagagccctgaactaagcgcttgggaaagtccaattcaatagacttggtagacacgaccccgATCAGAAgcatcttacagtctaagtacCGTGTCTCTACTTTATCGGAGAAAGCCTAAGGTTTCTTTTCATGTCTCAAGATCACGTTTGAAGCCAACTTAGAATTATGGCTACGAAAAGGAACAACGCTTGtctccataatagtaataataataatgttggtatttgttaagcgcttactttgtacagagcactcagggtggctcagtggaaagagcttgggcttgggtgtcagcggtcatgggttcgaatccccgctctgccacttgttagctgtgtgagtgtgggcaagtcacttcacttctctgggcctcagttacctcatctgtaaaatggggattaagactgtgagccccacgtgggacaacctgattatcctctatctcccccagcgcttaaaacagtgctctgcatatagcaagcgcttaacaaataccaacatcattattattattattctaagcgctggggtagatacagggtaatcaggatgtcccacgtggggctcacaatcttaatccccattttacagatgaggtaactgaggcccagagaagtgaagtgacttgcccacagtcacacagctgacaagtggcggagtcgggattcgaacccatgatcactgactcccaagcccagctctttccactgagcctctgaGCCACGCTCCATCGTAATCACTATaacaattatgacatttgttaagcgctttctacgtgccaagc carries:
- the LOC100680898 gene encoding histone H1.4-like yields the protein MSETAPAPPAAPAAPAPAEKTPTKKKPKKPAGGAKRKAAGPSVSELITKAVAASKERNGVSLAALKKALAAAGYDVEKNNSRIKLGLKSLVAKGTLVQTKGTGASGSFKINKKAAGSEGKAKPKAKKPAAAAKPKKSASAAKKPKKPAASGAKKSVKKTPKKAKKPAAAKKPAKSPKKAKAVKKAAKSPAKPKAVKPKAAKPKVAKPKTAKPKKAAAAAAKKK